One part of the Desulfonema ishimotonii genome encodes these proteins:
- a CDS encoding translocation/assembly module TamB domain-containing protein, protein MKKWIRRIGIGIGTAAGLTLLLLIGLWSYLCTDHAHRRIQAVVNQAIPGTVSWQRGALSFFGGRAELKQITLRDPAENEVISLDRVFVNIAWTGLLRGALEVESATLEKPQVRLKVDEQGKLNLLSAFPPSPPEAEKAEPSSGGMPLNLVVRDFRLTGGQVEYEIAARGPDEAPQRAAVREIEVTAGDADLAGQSGRVALRLGGGEIDMAGIRTAFEAFRADVAMDNGRITPLTVKLDSDTAVLDISGDVASATDRPQLSLDLSLETALEKIRDTLQLTPELTGPVTVSLRATGEAANPDLTLTVHYGGGEVAGNRIDRLDLVCRLGDRVVRFEQFDLDSPLGKLNLTGEADLRKAFADGFLSPPGDLEAITWRAELRQTGTALDRLPIEGAGLGGRVTTRLSLEGEGITPEHMSAKAVLALLGEQVTVSDILSPVDIRLNAEAGLRENVAAVRQLELSAGEALRVGAEAEYALADRTISGHLSVSAPELDKALSLAGVQDVSGNIALDADLSGTVTQPVADLRLQGDQLGFQEITIGNLRLTAGLDEAGVVRISALNLENRGSEIEASGTVKAFDNGMALNPDLPADLSLKLSRVEAKDFLNKEMIGGRLDGLLTLKGKLMAPAATLSLSGKSLAFETTRIGDLDADIRFSNGRVTLAPVKLRNGRSGLELTGTATVLTPEGFRPLADPGFDLKLTSAGVFLNDFVETLKGRVRVSADISGSLKAPTAHLSLKGEKLAAGESRIGDVDADIRFADGVATLKTVEVRNNKSRLALSGTAKVLDPKTMKPLDDPAFDITLSDGLLFPDDFLDTLSGKLSLSARAKGSLRAPTARLSLKGEKLAAGETHIGDVDANIRFADGIATLKTVEIRNNKSRLALSGTATVLNPKTMKPLDDPSFDIVLSDGLLFPDDFLDTLSGKLSLSARAQGSLRAPTAQLSLKGEALKAGENRIGDVDADIRFADGTANLKQVRVRNGKSALNISGTAQVLDSQTGKPLKDPLLDLTLAGDQIRLRDFVEKMKGQLALKGRIRGSAARPEGTVSLTGKAIDLGVQKIDSIQLAARLDGERIFIDPLNLTLAPGQSLEATGWVHPLQQTYDLRVTSGDIALKQIGPVQDRFDSGTLHLSLAGAGRFDDPRLSGDLRLTGLRVNRKKLEDILLRVDLRDQVVRVSGDLGFDLSGQYHLRKGDFQASATFDKTDLTPYFRLADRKDLSGVVTGKIEASGNAAAPDRIRAVADMPRLEIFMKENELIRAKSFSATFQNREISVPGIRLALLKQGYIDLIGSGKLDGDLGFTARGHIPLKVARMFSPALQDITGDVRLSADISGPVSRPDILADVRVEKVGMTVPGLLQKLHDLSGQIRVTPQAVTLTDIRGGLDTGDFSLSGKIGLKDFQPTDILAKLSAHALPVTVPDTVELLLSTDLAFKGTPEKSAITGELMLLEGAYYKDVKLNLIQAIGQKKREMAPVAKGESPPFMKNVALDIAVKYRNPFTVDNNMALMALKPNLRIYGTLDQPLVSGRAVVDSGTITYQKKEFEVQKGVFDFLNPYKIEPTLDVAGEVAVRSWTISLNVSGTPDNLKFELTSDPEEADASILSLLTLGMTTEELIAKEGGSSVSTTQVLADMVASSLQSNLRDATGLDIVEVKYTEAAGDESEAGVAVTVGKELSRRVTVKYGVETRDGETVQRATTEYKFLENLLMSAFQDTQGNFGGELQFRLEFR, encoded by the coding sequence ATGAAAAAATGGATCAGACGAATCGGGATCGGAATCGGGACTGCTGCGGGGCTGACGCTGCTGCTGCTGATCGGACTCTGGTCCTACCTGTGTACAGACCACGCCCATCGGCGGATTCAGGCAGTGGTCAATCAGGCCATCCCCGGAACAGTGTCGTGGCAGAGGGGGGCGCTTTCCTTTTTCGGGGGGCGGGCCGAATTGAAACAGATAACGCTCCGGGATCCGGCGGAGAATGAAGTCATATCGCTGGACCGGGTATTTGTGAACATCGCGTGGACCGGCCTGCTGCGGGGGGCTTTGGAGGTGGAATCCGCGACCCTGGAAAAACCGCAGGTCCGGCTGAAGGTCGATGAACAGGGAAAACTCAACCTCTTATCGGCCTTTCCGCCGTCGCCCCCGGAAGCGGAAAAGGCGGAACCATCTTCCGGCGGGATGCCGCTCAATCTGGTTGTCCGGGATTTCAGGCTGACCGGCGGGCAGGTCGAATATGAAATTGCGGCCAGAGGGCCGGATGAAGCGCCGCAGCGGGCAGCGGTCCGGGAGATTGAGGTCACTGCCGGGGATGCGGACCTTGCCGGGCAGTCGGGCCGCGTGGCGCTCCGGCTTGGCGGGGGCGAGATCGACATGGCCGGTATCCGAACGGCCTTTGAGGCGTTCCGGGCGGACGTCGCCATGGACAACGGCAGGATCACGCCTCTGACGGTGAAACTCGACTCGGACACGGCTGTGCTCGATATTTCGGGCGACGTGGCCTCGGCCACCGACCGCCCGCAGCTCAGCCTTGATCTCTCCCTGGAGACGGCCCTGGAAAAAATCCGTGACACATTACAGCTTACCCCCGAACTGACCGGGCCGGTCACGGTGTCGCTCCGTGCCACGGGCGAGGCCGCCAACCCCGACCTGACCCTCACCGTTCATTATGGCGGCGGCGAGGTGGCCGGGAACAGAATCGACCGGCTTGATCTGGTATGCCGCCTGGGGGACCGGGTGGTCCGTTTCGAGCAGTTCGATCTGGACAGCCCCCTGGGAAAACTGAATCTCACCGGCGAGGCCGATCTCCGCAAGGCCTTTGCAGACGGGTTTCTGTCACCCCCCGGCGATTTGGAGGCCATCACCTGGCGGGCGGAACTCCGGCAGACCGGCACGGCCCTGGACCGCCTCCCCATTGAAGGCGCGGGGCTTGGCGGGCGCGTGACCACCCGGCTCTCCCTTGAGGGAGAGGGGATCACGCCGGAGCATATGTCGGCCAAGGCCGTGCTGGCGCTTCTGGGGGAACAGGTGACGGTCAGCGATATTCTCTCCCCCGTGGATATCCGCCTGAACGCAGAGGCCGGGCTGAGGGAGAACGTGGCCGCTGTCCGCCAGCTTGAACTGAGCGCGGGGGAGGCACTCCGGGTCGGTGCGGAGGCGGAGTACGCCCTCGCCGACCGGACGATTTCAGGCCATCTGTCTGTCAGCGCGCCGGAGCTGGACAAGGCCCTCTCACTGGCGGGCGTACAGGATGTCTCCGGCAACATCGCCTTGGATGCCGATCTCTCCGGCACGGTTACGCAGCCCGTGGCAGACCTCCGGTTGCAGGGGGATCAGCTCGGATTTCAGGAAATCACCATCGGCAATTTACGGCTGACCGCAGGCCTGGATGAGGCCGGAGTCGTCCGCATTTCGGCCCTGAACCTTGAGAACAGAGGCTCGGAGATTGAAGCTTCCGGCACGGTAAAGGCCTTTGACAACGGGATGGCCCTCAACCCGGACCTGCCGGCCGATCTTTCGCTGAAGCTCAGCCGGGTTGAGGCCAAGGATTTTCTCAACAAAGAGATGATCGGCGGGCGACTCGACGGCCTGCTCACCCTGAAGGGGAAGCTCATGGCCCCGGCCGCCACGCTCTCCCTTTCGGGAAAATCCCTGGCCTTTGAGACGACCCGCATCGGCGATCTGGATGCGGATATCCGGTTCAGCAACGGGCGCGTCACACTGGCCCCGGTGAAACTCCGGAATGGCCGGTCCGGGCTGGAGCTGACCGGGACCGCAACGGTGCTGACGCCGGAGGGCTTCAGACCGCTGGCCGACCCGGGCTTTGACCTGAAGCTGACATCTGCCGGGGTCTTCCTGAACGACTTTGTGGAAACGCTCAAAGGCAGGGTGCGCGTGTCCGCCGATATCAGCGGCTCCCTGAAGGCCCCGACCGCCCATCTTTCCCTGAAGGGGGAGAAGCTGGCGGCAGGGGAGAGCCGCATCGGCGACGTGGACGCGGATATCCGCTTCGCCGACGGCGTCGCCACGCTGAAGACTGTGGAAGTCCGCAACAACAAATCCCGGCTTGCCCTGTCCGGGACCGCAAAAGTCCTTGATCCCAAAACCATGAAGCCCCTTGACGATCCGGCCTTTGATATTACCCTGAGCGACGGCCTTCTCTTCCCGGACGACTTTCTGGATACGCTCAGTGGCAAATTGTCCCTGAGCGCCCGCGCCAAAGGCTCTCTCCGTGCCCCCACGGCCCGGCTTTCCCTGAAGGGGGAAAAGCTGGCGGCCGGGGAGACCCACATCGGCGACGTGGACGCAAATATCCGGTTTGCCGACGGCATCGCAACGCTGAAGACCGTGGAAATCCGCAACAACAAATCCCGTCTGGCCCTGTCCGGGACCGCAACAGTCCTCAATCCCAAAACCATGAAGCCCCTTGATGACCCGTCCTTTGATATTGTCCTGAGTGACGGCCTTCTCTTCCCGGACGATTTTCTGGATACGCTCAGTGGCAAATTGTCCCTGAGCGCCCGCGCCCAGGGCTCTCTCCGTGCCCCTACAGCCCAGCTTTCGCTCAAAGGGGAAGCTCTGAAGGCCGGGGAGAACCGCATCGGCGATGTGGACGCGGATATCCGCTTTGCCGACGGCACGGCGAATCTGAAGCAGGTCCGGGTGCGCAACGGAAAGTCGGCCCTGAACATCTCCGGCACAGCCCAGGTGCTGGATTCCCAGACCGGAAAGCCCCTTAAAGATCCGCTGCTGGACCTGACCCTTGCCGGAGATCAGATCCGGCTCCGGGATTTTGTCGAAAAGATGAAGGGGCAACTGGCCCTGAAGGGGCGCATCCGGGGCAGTGCGGCCCGGCCCGAGGGGACGGTTTCGCTGACGGGAAAGGCCATTGATCTGGGCGTTCAGAAGATCGACAGTATTCAACTGGCCGCCCGCCTGGACGGTGAACGGATTTTCATCGACCCGCTGAATCTGACCCTGGCCCCCGGCCAGAGCCTTGAGGCGACCGGCTGGGTTCATCCGCTTCAGCAGACCTATGACCTGCGCGTCACATCCGGGGATATTGCCCTGAAGCAGATCGGCCCGGTACAGGACCGCTTTGACAGCGGAACGCTTCACCTCAGTCTGGCCGGAGCGGGACGGTTTGACGATCCCCGGCTCAGCGGCGATCTGCGGCTGACCGGTCTCCGGGTCAACCGGAAAAAACTGGAGGATATTCTGCTCCGGGTGGACCTCCGGGATCAGGTGGTGCGGGTGTCGGGCGATCTCGGTTTTGACCTCAGTGGCCAGTATCATCTCAGAAAAGGGGATTTTCAGGCCAGCGCCACCTTTGACAAAACCGACCTGACCCCCTACTTCAGGCTGGCGGACCGGAAAGACCTGAGCGGGGTCGTCACCGGGAAGATCGAGGCCAGCGGCAATGCGGCAGCGCCGGACAGAATCCGGGCCGTGGCCGACATGCCGCGCCTTGAAATCTTTATGAAGGAAAACGAACTGATCCGGGCCAAATCCTTTTCCGCCACGTTTCAGAACCGGGAGATTTCCGTGCCGGGCATCCGGCTCGCCCTCCTGAAGCAGGGGTACATCGACCTCATCGGCAGCGGGAAACTGGACGGCGATCTCGGCTTCACGGCCAGGGGCCACATCCCCCTGAAGGTGGCCCGGATGTTCAGCCCGGCGCTTCAGGACATCACGGGCGACGTCAGACTCTCCGCCGATATTAGCGGCCCCGTTTCCAGGCCGGACATCCTGGCGGATGTGCGGGTTGAAAAGGTTGGCATGACCGTGCCGGGTCTCCTCCAGAAACTCCACGACCTCAGCGGGCAGATCCGGGTCACGCCTCAGGCCGTGACGCTGACGGATATCCGGGGCGGGCTGGACACGGGAGACTTCAGCCTTTCCGGCAAAATCGGGCTGAAGGATTTTCAGCCCACGGACATTCTGGCGAAGCTGAGCGCCCACGCCCTGCCCGTCACCGTACCCGACACTGTGGAACTCCTCCTGAGTACGGATCTGGCGTTCAAAGGCACGCCGGAGAAATCGGCCATTACCGGCGAACTGATGCTGCTGGAAGGGGCGTATTACAAGGATGTGAAGCTGAACCTGATTCAGGCCATCGGCCAGAAAAAGCGGGAGATGGCCCCGGTCGCCAAAGGAGAATCCCCGCCGTTTATGAAAAATGTGGCGCTGGACATTGCGGTGAAATACCGCAACCCGTTCACCGTGGACAACAATATGGCGCTCATGGCCCTGAAGCCCAACCTGCGCATTTACGGGACGCTGGATCAGCCCCTTGTCAGCGGCCGTGCCGTGGTCGATTCCGGAACCATCACCTATCAGAAAAAGGAATTTGAGGTTCAGAAGGGGGTGTTCGACTTCCTGAATCCCTACAAGATCGAGCCGACCCTTGATGTGGCAGGGGAGGTGGCGGTGCGAAGCTGGACCATCTCCCTCAATGTCTCCGGAACGCCGGATAATCTGAAATTTGAACTGACCTCCGACCCCGAAGAGGCGGACGCCTCCATCCTCTCCCTGCTCACACTGGGGATGACCACGGAGGAGCTGATTGCCAAGGAGGGCGGCTCCTCCGTTTCCACCACCCAGGTGCTGGCCGACATGGTCGCCAGTTCGCTTCAGTCGAACCTCAGAGACGCCACCGGACTCGATATTGTGGAGGTTAAATATACCGAAGCTGCCGGTGATGAATCGGAGGCCGGCGTCGCGGTGACAGTGGGCAAGGAGCTGTCACGCCGGGTGACGGTCAAGTACGGCGTGGAAACCAGGGACGGCGAAACGGTTCAGCGGGCCACCACCGAGTATAAATTTCTGGAGAATCTCCTGATGAGCGCCTTTCAGGACACCCAGGGCAACTTCGGCGGCGAACTGCAATTCCGGCTGGAATTCCGATAG
- the bamA gene encoding outer membrane protein assembly factor BamA has protein sequence MMVRRRIVLLILACWGSWTVAGYSLADSRAAEPLIGEIVIDIADMPGDTAPLAETARGLIYLKAGDRFSAEKFQHSLEALKQSGIFRAIDIPDPDWDRPEITLTFRLTPFRRIRDIRISGAFPLFEKEVLNAMTFYTGDVLVAEKLADQEKNIARLFINEGYVAPEVSVTAKEDPADGHYVVDVEIGKGDFYRIERVGIRGNRAFSAARLKMRLSTWKSSRLPAGMSRFIQKELDRDTRNLTEFYRKKGYADVVVRPMTEKDRNRKTVSVFFIVEEGPRYKISFEGHKAFWRFTLKKDLVLARRGNKGDMGLRKSIRNIRERYHRAGYLSARVKTEEEMSDDQRVRKIRLIIDEGPQSVVGSVAIEGNEAFDDERIGKQMLTRLPGVIGDGEFVPEVLEEDKGAISALYLKQGYTETRVTDRVRIRDDEAENKKRAAVSLTIGEGVQTRTEAVSFQGLSVLSQADALDGIALKPGEPFRKYMVRSDENTLAAMISEKGYPHVRVTGAVAFSPDKSGATLTYTVDEGPYVEMGEVFVTGNFRTRRQIFLNETELEPGAPFSLIRMLEAQRNIRNISALDTANFKTLGLKEEADRVNLLVEAEEKKPYYFQIGGGYDTAREFFINSAVGDHNLFGLNRDAWICGEYSQIGYRAEAGITEPRFMGTRISSTTSAFAEEKEEFNKDFGIRTMGASQVFSRKFRKYFDASLSFRYEYREQYRTDPDKAIPAGDEDKYDPRSILVTTPSLRYNSTDSFIRPRKGLYALAAVDISKGLGDTLDDFFKYRFEGRYYYTPLERLTLALRGRYGYIDPFSSASNIPDDQLFFLGGTADVRGFDENKLRFDDAGDPLGGRTEILGSLEARFDLGMNFELAAFYDVGSIRNTLLNEGADDFRSSAGLGLRYITPIGPIGFLYGWKLDKEPGESGGKLHFTLGYTF, from the coding sequence ATGATGGTGCGGAGACGGATTGTTCTGTTGATACTGGCATGTTGGGGCAGTTGGACCGTTGCAGGATACAGCCTTGCGGATTCAAGGGCCGCCGAGCCGCTGATCGGCGAGATTGTCATCGACATTGCCGACATGCCGGGCGATACGGCACCGCTGGCCGAGACAGCCCGCGGGCTGATCTACCTCAAAGCCGGGGACCGGTTTTCGGCGGAAAAATTTCAACACTCCCTTGAGGCCCTGAAACAGTCCGGGATCTTCAGGGCCATCGATATCCCCGACCCGGACTGGGACCGGCCGGAAATCACCCTGACCTTCCGCCTGACCCCGTTCCGGCGCATCAGGGACATCCGCATCAGCGGGGCCTTCCCCCTGTTTGAGAAAGAGGTGCTCAACGCCATGACCTTCTATACCGGGGATGTGCTGGTGGCGGAAAAGCTGGCCGATCAGGAAAAAAATATCGCCCGGCTCTTTATCAACGAGGGATACGTGGCCCCCGAGGTTTCGGTGACGGCCAAAGAAGACCCGGCCGACGGCCACTATGTGGTGGATGTGGAGATCGGCAAGGGCGATTTTTACCGGATCGAGCGGGTCGGGATTCGGGGGAACCGGGCCTTTTCAGCCGCCCGTCTCAAAATGCGGCTCAGCACATGGAAGTCGTCCCGGCTTCCTGCGGGCATGAGCCGCTTTATCCAAAAAGAGCTGGACAGGGATACCCGGAATCTTACGGAATTTTACCGGAAAAAGGGATATGCCGACGTGGTCGTCAGACCGATGACCGAAAAAGACCGGAACCGGAAGACGGTGTCGGTCTTTTTCATTGTCGAAGAGGGACCGCGCTATAAAATCAGCTTTGAGGGGCACAAGGCCTTCTGGCGGTTTACCCTGAAAAAAGATCTGGTGCTGGCCAGACGGGGCAACAAAGGCGATATGGGCCTCAGAAAGAGTATCCGCAACATCCGGGAGCGCTACCACAGGGCCGGTTATCTCAGTGCCCGTGTGAAGACGGAAGAGGAGATGTCCGACGATCAGCGGGTGCGCAAAATCCGGCTGATCATCGACGAGGGGCCGCAATCCGTTGTCGGATCGGTGGCCATTGAGGGAAACGAGGCCTTTGACGATGAGCGGATCGGCAAGCAGATGCTGACCCGGCTGCCGGGGGTGATCGGTGACGGCGAGTTTGTGCCGGAGGTGCTGGAGGAGGATAAAGGCGCCATCTCCGCCCTCTATCTGAAGCAGGGCTATACGGAGACCCGCGTCACGGACCGGGTTCGCATCCGGGACGACGAGGCGGAAAATAAAAAGCGGGCGGCGGTCTCCCTCACCATCGGGGAAGGGGTTCAGACCCGGACAGAGGCCGTCTCCTTTCAGGGCCTGAGCGTGCTGAGCCAGGCCGATGCCCTGGACGGCATTGCCCTGAAACCCGGCGAGCCGTTTCGGAAATACATGGTCAGAAGCGATGAGAACACCCTGGCCGCCATGATCTCCGAAAAGGGCTATCCCCATGTCCGCGTCACCGGCGCGGTGGCCTTCAGCCCGGATAAATCCGGGGCAACCCTGACCTATACCGTGGATGAGGGTCCGTATGTGGAGATGGGTGAGGTCTTTGTCACCGGTAATTTCCGCACCCGGCGGCAGATATTTCTCAATGAAACCGAACTGGAGCCGGGGGCACCGTTTTCCCTGATCAGAATGCTCGAAGCCCAGCGCAACATCCGAAACATCAGCGCCCTGGATACGGCCAATTTTAAGACGCTCGGGCTGAAGGAAGAGGCCGACCGGGTCAATCTTCTGGTGGAGGCCGAGGAGAAAAAGCCCTACTATTTTCAGATCGGCGGGGGATATGATACGGCGCGGGAGTTTTTCATCAACTCGGCAGTGGGGGATCACAACCTGTTTGGCCTTAACAGGGATGCGTGGATCTGCGGAGAATACAGCCAGATCGGCTACCGGGCCGAGGCGGGCATCACCGAACCCCGGTTTATGGGCACCCGGATTTCGTCAACCACCAGCGCCTTTGCCGAGGAAAAGGAGGAGTTTAACAAGGATTTCGGTATTCGGACCATGGGTGCGTCCCAGGTCTTCAGCCGGAAATTCCGGAAATATTTTGATGCCAGCCTCTCCTTTCGCTATGAATACCGGGAACAGTACCGGACCGATCCGGACAAGGCCATCCCTGCCGGAGATGAGGACAAATACGATCCCCGGAGCATCCTGGTCACCACCCCGTCCCTGAGGTACAATTCCACCGACTCCTTTATCCGGCCCCGGAAGGGGCTGTACGCTCTTGCGGCAGTGGATATCTCCAAGGGGCTGGGAGACACCCTGGATGATTTTTTCAAGTACCGGTTTGAGGGGCGGTATTATTACACGCCTCTGGAACGGCTAACCCTTGCCCTCCGGGGCCGGTACGGGTATATCGACCCCTTCAGTTCGGCCAGCAACATTCCGGATGACCAGTTGTTTTTCCTGGGCGGGACGGCGGATGTGCGCGGATTTGATGAAAACAAGCTCCGCTTTGACGATGCGGGCGATCCCCTGGGCGGACGCACTGAGATACTGGGCAGCCTTGAGGCGCGGTTTGATCTGGGGATGAACTTCGAACTGGCCGCCTTTTACGACGTCGGCAGCATCCGCAACACGCTGCTCAATGAGGGCGCTGACGATTTCCGATCCTCGGCCGGTCTGGGGCTGCGCTATATCACGCCCATCGGTCCCATCGGGTTTCTCTACGGGTGGAAGCTGGACAAGGAGCCCGGAGAAAGCGGCGGAAAGCTCCACTTCACGCTGGGGTATACGTTTTAG